The stretch of DNA CCATCATTCTAAATGCGTTTAATGCGCATTTTATTAAAACAAAGAAAATGCAAGTAGTAAAAAGAAATGGACAAACAGAAGATGTATCTTTTGACAAAATCAAAAGACGAATTGAACACCTTTGTAATGGGCTTGATCTACGTTATGTAGACTCCATTGAAATTTGCAAAAAGGTTATCCAAGGTTTATATGATGGTGTAAGTACCACTATTCTTGACAACTTAGCCTCAGAGACTGCTGCTACAATGGCAACCCAGCATCCTGATTATGCAATTTTGGCTGCCCGTATCTCCGTTTCCAATCTCCATAAAAACTCCAATAAGTCTTTCTCTAAAACCATGAAAGCACTTCATGAGTATATTGATCCTAAAACAGGAGAAAATGCTCAGTTGATTTCTAACGATACCTTTGCTATCATTTGGAAAAACCGCAAAGTATTTGATACTGCAATCAAACATGAGAACGATTATGAATTTGATTATTTTGGATTCAAAACCTTAGAGCGTTCTTATCTATTGCGCATGGACGGAAAAATTGTAGAACGTCCTCAATATATGTTAATGCGTGCTGCTATTGGCATCCATGGAACGGATATTGTTTCAGCTATCCAGACCTATAGCCTAATGTCTGAGAAGTGGTTTATTCACGCTACTCCAACGCTATTTAATGCAGGAACGCCCAAACCACAGTTGTCTTCTTGCTTCTTGTTGAGTGCTACAGAAGACTCTATTTCTGGGATTTTTGAAACCTTGACTCGTTGTGCCAAAATATCACAATCTGCGGGAGGTATTGGTTTGAGCATTCACAATGTTCGTGCCCAAGGAAGTTATATCAAAGGTACTGGTGGTACCTCTAATGGTATTGTTCCCATGTTGAGAGTTTATAACGATACAGCTCGTTATGTAGATCAAGGTGGAGGAAAACGAAAAGGAGCTTTTGCTATTTATTTGGAGCCTTGGCATGCTGATATTTTTGAGTTTTTGGATTTAAAGAAAAATCACGGTAAAGAAGAAAAACGTGCTAGAGACTTATTCTACGCCATGTGGATTTCTGATTTATTTATGAAACGGGTGGAAGAAGATGTTGAATGGACGCTGATGTGCCCGAATGAATGCCCTGACTTATACAATACCTATGGTGAAGAGTTTGAGCAACTATACTTAAAATATGAAGCAGAAGGTAAAGGTAGAAAAACGATAAAAGCACGTGAACTGTGGACCAAGATCCTAGAATCTCAAATTGAGACGGGTACCCCCTATATGCTTTATAAAGATCACGCCAACCACAAATCTAATCAGAAAAACTTAGG from Aureispira anguillae encodes:
- a CDS encoding ribonucleoside-diphosphate reductase subunit alpha; amino-acid sequence: MQVVKRNGQTEDVSFDKIKRRIEHLCNGLDLRYVDSIEICKKVIQGLYDGVSTTILDNLASETAATMATQHPDYAILAARISVSNLHKNSNKSFSKTMKALHEYIDPKTGENAQLISNDTFAIIWKNRKVFDTAIKHENDYEFDYFGFKTLERSYLLRMDGKIVERPQYMLMRAAIGIHGTDIVSAIQTYSLMSEKWFIHATPTLFNAGTPKPQLSSCFLLSATEDSISGIFETLTRCAKISQSAGGIGLSIHNVRAQGSYIKGTGGTSNGIVPMLRVYNDTARYVDQGGGKRKGAFAIYLEPWHADIFEFLDLKKNHGKEEKRARDLFYAMWISDLFMKRVEEDVEWTLMCPNECPDLYNTYGEEFEQLYLKYEAEGKGRKTIKARELWTKILESQIETGTPYMLYKDHANHKSNQKNLGVIRSSNLCTEIMEYTSKDEVAVCNLASISLPKFVINGKFDFEKLYEITRIVTRNLNKVIDINYYPVEEARNSNLRHRPIGIGVQGLADALILMRYPFDSTEGKMLNRAIFETMYYAAVTESCELAKEEGTYQSYEGSPISQGLLQFDLWDQAPSSKWDWDKLRANIKEHGMRNSLLLAPMPTASTSQILGNNECFEPYTSNIYTRRTLSGEYIIVNKHLLKDLIEEGLWTEEIKEQLMAANGSVQNIKDIPDHLKELYKTAYEIKQRHIIDMSADRGAFICQSQSLNLFVENPTFAKLTSMHFYAWKKGLKTGMYYLRSKAAVDPIKFTLSAKHQQKFVKAEAENPANTQEGISCSLDNPDDCLMCGS